ACAACAATGCAATAGATGATTCCCAAAAAAGACGCAATTAATGAACGCAGAAAGGTTGTAAAAATGGGCGAGAGCCCTGTATTTGAGAACTTGATTGCCGAATAGTTTATCCCCCAGAGGATAGCGAGGATAACAATTGCAGTAAAACCTTTTGAATCTATATGGTCTTTTGTCATGAGTATAATTAAATTCTTTATCCGCTGAAGTTTTAAAAAATATAATGAGGCATGTCAAGGCTTATTTTATCTTGATATTCTATGCATATTCTTTTAATTTAATACTGTTAACTTACAGTCTATAAAAGGAGGTTTTATGAAAACTGTTGAGATTAAGCCTGACATTTATTGGGTCGGGGCAATTGACTGGGGTATAAGGGATTTCCATGGTTATATAACGCAAAATGGCACAACGTATAACAATTATCTTATTAAAGATAAACAGACCACGCTTATTGATACGGTCAAGCATGATTATTGCTCTGTAACTATTGAAAATATAAGTAAAATTGTTGAGTTATCCCAGGTTGTTAATATCGTGGTAAACCATATAGAGCCTGATCATGCAAGCAGTATTGATATGATAATGAAGCTTATACCGGATGCAACGGTTTATATAACAGAGCGCGGGAGGAAAGGTGTTGAGAGGTATTTCGATACGTCGAAGTGGCGTTTCAAGATTGTAAAAAGCGGTGATGTTTTAAATACAGGGAAATATACCCTGTTATTTCTCGAAACGCCCATGCTTCACTGGCCTGACTCCATGGTAACCTATGTGAAAGAAGCAAAACTTCTTATATCACAGGATGCCTTCGGACAGCATATAGCAACTGCCTCCAGATTTGATGATGAGTTTGTCGAGTGCAATTCTGAACTTGAGCTTGATGATGCAGTAGCTGACTATTATGCGAACATTCTCATGCCTTTCGGTCAGTTGATAAAGACAAAGATAGCCGACATACTGAAGCTCAATCTTGACATCGATATGATAGCTCCTGACCATGGTGTAATATGGAGAAAGAATCCGGGAAGGATTATCCAGCAGTATCTTGATATGGCCGAAGGTAAAGCCGATTTACGGGTGGCTGTCATTTATGATACTATGTGGCACAGCACAGAGCATATGATGGCCCCGATAATTCAGGGAATTAAAGACGAAGACGTTGATTGCAGGACAATAAAGCTAAGGGCATCGCCAATGAGTGTAGCAGTAAAAGAACTCTGGAAGGCCAGGGGATGTTTGATAGGCGCCCCTACTATTAATAATATTATGTTTCCTTCAATGGCTGAGTTTTTATACCATCTTAGCGGATTAAAACCGAGAAACAGGATTATGGCCGCATTCGGGAGTTATGGATGGGGCGGCGGTGCAGTAAAAGAGGCCTATGAGATGTTTAAGCGCATTGGTGTTGAGGTAATGGAGCCAGGGATTCAAATTCAATACAAACCATCTTCAGAGGATGAGGAGAAATGTTACGAATTTGGAAAGG
The sequence above is a segment of the Pseudomonadota bacterium genome. Coding sequences within it:
- a CDS encoding FprA family A-type flavoprotein — encoded protein: MKTVEIKPDIYWVGAIDWGIRDFHGYITQNGTTYNNYLIKDKQTTLIDTVKHDYCSVTIENISKIVELSQVVNIVVNHIEPDHASSIDMIMKLIPDATVYITERGRKGVERYFDTSKWRFKIVKSGDVLNTGKYTLLFLETPMLHWPDSMVTYVKEAKLLISQDAFGQHIATASRFDDEFVECNSELELDDAVADYYANILMPFGQLIKTKIADILKLNLDIDMIAPDHGVIWRKNPGRIIQQYLDMAEGKADLRVAVIYDTMWHSTEHMMAPIIQGIKDEDVDCRTIKLRASPMSVAVKELWKARGCLIGAPTINNIMFPSMAEFLYHLSGLKPRNRIMAAFGSYGWGGGAVKEAYEMFKRIGVEVMEPGIQIQYKPSSEDEEKCYEFGKEFARKVKEYHKKFEE